The Streptomyces sp. NBC_00435 nucleotide sequence CCCGTACGAGATCGTCCGCGAGATGGGCCGCATGGGCCTGTTCGGCCTGCCCTTCCCGGAGGAGTACGGCGGCATGGGCGGCGACTACCTCGCCCTCGGCATCGCCCTGGAGGAGCTGGCCCGTGTCGACTCCTCGGTCGCCATCACCCTGGAGGCGGGCGTCTCGTTGGGCGCCATGCCGCTCTACCTCTTCGGCTCCGAGGAGCAGAAGCGGGAGTGGCTGCCGAGGATGTGCTCCGGCGAGATCCTGGGCGCCTTCGGCCTGACCGAGCCCGGCGCGGGCAGTGACGCGGGCGGCACCCGCACCACCGCCGTCCGCGAGGGCGACGAGTGGGTCATCAACGGCTCGAAGTGCTTCATCACCAACTCCGGTACGGACATCACCGCTCTGGTCACCGTGACCGCCGTGACGGGCCGCAAGGCCGACGGCCGCCCGGAGATCTCCTCGATCATCGTCCCGTCCGGCACCCCCGGATTCACGGTGGCCGCCCCCTACTCCAAGGTCGGCTGGAACTCCTCGGACACCCGGGAGCTCTCCTTCGACGGCGTACGGGTCCCGCTCGCCAACCTGGTCGGCCAGGAAGGGCGGGGCTACGCCCAGTTCCTGCGCATCCTGGACGAGGGCCGCATCGCCATCTCGGCGCTGGCCACCGGCCTCGCGCAGGGCTGCGTGGACGAGTCGGTGAAGTACGCCAAGGAACGGCACGCCTTCGGCAGGGCGATCGGCGACAACCAGGCCATCCAGTTCAAGATCGCGGACATGGAGATGCGCGCCCACATGGCCCGCATCGGCTGGCGCGACGCGGCCTCGCGGCTCGTGGCCGGGGAGCCGTTCAAGAAGGAGGCGGCCATCGCGAAGCTGTACTCCTCGACGGTGGCCGTCGACAACGCGCGGGACGCCACGCAGATCCACGGCGGCTACGGGTTCATGAACGAGTACCCGGTGGCCCGTATGTGGCGGGACTCGAAGATTCTGGAGATCGGCGAGGGCACGAGCGAGGTCCAGCGCATGCTCATCGCCCGTGAGCTGGGACTCTCTGCCTAGTCGTACCGTCACGCGCGGACGAGGGGGCCCTTCACCCGGGGCCCCCTTATCGTTTTCAGAGAAGGTTAGGCTAACCTTCCCCACGAATGGCCCGAAGGCCGCCCGACGCGTACGAAAGCGGACAATCGACATGCCCAAGTCCCGATCCTCCCTCCTCACCCGTCGCGGTCTCGTCGCAGCGGGCGGCGCTCTCGGTCTCGTTGCCGCGCTCACCGCCTGCGGTGGCAGCGACTCCGCGAAGGACGGGTCGGACGGCAAGGGCACGGGCGCCGCGGCCTCGGGCCCCTGGTCCTTCAAGGACGACCTCGGCAAGGAGCCCCT carries:
- a CDS encoding acyl-CoA dehydrogenase family protein, with the translated sequence MALDHRLTPEHEELRRTVEAFAHDVVAPKIGDLYERHEFPYEIVREMGRMGLFGLPFPEEYGGMGGDYLALGIALEELARVDSSVAITLEAGVSLGAMPLYLFGSEEQKREWLPRMCSGEILGAFGLTEPGAGSDAGGTRTTAVREGDEWVINGSKCFITNSGTDITALVTVTAVTGRKADGRPEISSIIVPSGTPGFTVAAPYSKVGWNSSDTRELSFDGVRVPLANLVGQEGRGYAQFLRILDEGRIAISALATGLAQGCVDESVKYAKERHAFGRAIGDNQAIQFKIADMEMRAHMARIGWRDAASRLVAGEPFKKEAAIAKLYSSTVAVDNARDATQIHGGYGFMNEYPVARMWRDSKILEIGEGTSEVQRMLIARELGLSA